Part of the Fusarium pseudograminearum CS3096 chromosome 3, whole genome shotgun sequence genome, CAAACTTGGCGAGTGAAGCGTCTTGAATCAATTGTTCCGCCTCAGCCATAGTCTTGACACTGGCCAATGCCTCTGCAAAGTCAACCTTGTCAGTCTTGGCGGCGCCaccgtccttcttctccatcgcgTGTGGCAGTTGGCTGAAAACGGGGTTGTCGAGTAAATACTCGTCGTTGGCTTCCATCATAGATTGACGTGTCACTGCTTGGATTGATTGGTGCAAACCATCCTTTCGCGCAGCTTCGGTCGTGATGTATtcgaagttggagaagaattCGTCGAAAGAGATATCCATGACACTGTTTTGTCGGAGACTCGCCCTGATAGTGCTGATTGAAGTCTCGTTTTCGGAGGCCTCCAACGCACCGTGGGCATCGATAGAGACAGCGCCGATGTTGAGAGAGACATATTGAGTATGCGGGTGATTGGCATGGGCGCGTGCAAAAGCATCTTGGAAGCCATTGCCGGCTGCATAGTTGGATTGACCAGACTTGCCAATGACAGACACGATTGACGAGAGCGCGACAAAGAAAGCCAAGTCGGGGCTAGCAAAGTGCTTGTCGAGATTGATGGTTCCAAAGATCTTGGGCTGTAATGGCAACTTCCATTCATCAACAGTCATTTGCGAAAAGGTTCGATCCTGGGGACAGTTAGAACAACACATTGATTGACAATCAACAGAAACTTACCCTCAGTGCCAAGGCTCCCTGCACAACACCTCTAGCAGGAGGCAGCGAACTGCAAAATGAGACGGCTTCTCTCATCTGATCCTCGTCCGTGATATCACAtctcagaagatgaagcttgCCACCGTGTGCTTCCACTGCAGCCGTATGCTTAAGCCTCGTTTCCTCGTCGATAGTGCGCCGAGAGAGGGAAACAATATGACCAGCTCCACGGGCAGCGAAAAAGCGACAAATTCTTGAAGGTAGATCTCCAAGACCTCCCGCAATGACATACGTCCCATCTTTCCTTAGTCGAAGAGGCGTTGACTTCGCGGGTAGACATCTGACTGTTGATGAAGGCTGCGCCGTGAGAACAACCTTGCCAATGTGCTTTCTCGCACTGATGAGGCGGAAAGCGTCCTCGACTTTCTCAATGGGATAATTGTTGACAGGCTGCACTGGACGCAGTGTCTCTGACCCAAAGAGCTCAACGATTTCACCAAGCATTTGATGGATCTGTTTGGGCTTTCGTGTAGCCAGAGTCATCAGATCAAAGGTGTTGAAGGTAATTGACTTTTGGAACGCAGCCATGCTCAGTTGAGACGCCTTTTGGATCTCACTCTTACCGAGTTCAATAAAGACGCCCAAAGTCTTGACGCAATCCAGACTTTCTCTAAGCATCTCCCCTGTCGAGGTGTTGAGCACGACGTCTACACCCTCACCGTTGGTAAGACGCATGATGCTCGATTTGAACGATCCAGTCTGGCTGGAAAATATGCGTTCCTCCGGGATGCCGTAATTGTCTATCAGAAATTGTCGCTTCTCGCGATTTCCAACAGTACAGAAAATGTCTGCTCCGATGGATCGGGCAAGTTGGATCGCAGCTTGACCAAAAGCTCCGGATGCAGAGTGAATGAGAACCGACTGACCCTGCTCCAGGCGAGCTAGATTCTTGATGCATTGATATGCCGCAACAAATGCATAAGCGATCGACGCTGCAGTGGTGTTACTCATTGAGCTGGGCGTCTTGTAGGCGAGGTACCCGTTGACGCGCGACAGGTTGCTGTACGGCTGAGCACTAAAACCCATGACCCTGTCTCCAACCTGATACAAGTCGCTCATATCCTGACCAACGGCTGTCACGACACCAGCAAACTCGCCGACCATTTGTGTGTCAGACCCTGTTTGTCCCAGAGCCACACATAGATCCTTGTAATTGACACCGAAGGCATCGGACTTAACTTCGATCTGGCTAGGTCCCAGTTCGACAGGTAAGTCACTATCCACGAACTGGAGCGAACTCAATAAACCGGGAGTAGCGACTTCAAGCTTCAGAGCCCGGTCCCCTTGATGAGGAGTAGTCTCTGTCTCGGTCGTAGTGGAGGTGTCCCAACTGTTGCGAGCCCACTTCAAGAAAGTGTTGTCGGGCAACACTCTAGGAATAGAAACTGTGCCATTCTCGTACGCGAGCTCAGGCTCCAGAGACTTTTGATCCTGAGACTTTGGCCAGAAACACTTTTGCAACGTCTCGGCTACTACACGTCCCGTCACTTCGGGGTCGAGAGCAGGATCGCGAATGTCGAGAGTGACGAACCCAGTGTTGCCACTCTCGCGACGGAGGACTCTTGCAACAGCAGTGACCACGCCCTTGTATGCTGTGGAAACGGGATTGGAGGTATCTTGAATCACAACCCAGAggagcttggcctttgcagCAAGGAGCGCGTTGAGTGTCTTGAACAATTGAGGTTGTGGGTCAAGAAGTAGAGGCGTCTCAGCACGGTCAATGACCAGGTAGACAGCATCCTCACTGACGTCAACTTCATCCCATTTGCTCTCGTTGATCTGAACATTGGCGGAagtgatgttcttggagaTCTCCAAAATTGCATCATTCGAAGCATCGTTGATGAGCACAATCTGTTCATTTCGCGCAGCATGTCCGTTGGTCAACAAGGGTACAGCTTTGGAGACCATCATACTGTTGCGCGCAACATGAATCCCACCAAAACCATTTCTTGACAGAATGGTGTTCCACTGCTCCCTGTACATCAACGCAGTGTCCTCTCGGAACTCATCCTCGTGCGCCCACCATCCAGATAGTGTGCCGAAGATGAGACCGATGACAGCGCCCTTGGGTGAGTTCTCAACAAGGATGAGGCTTCCACCCGGGCGCAGAAGCTTGCGAACGTGTTCCATAGTCACGTCCATTCGCTTTGTCGCGTGCAAAACGTTTGATGCCACGATAACATCATACGTCTCGGGTTGAAAACCTTGCTTGAGAGGATCACCTTCCACATCCAGTGTCTTGAAGTCCATATAAGGCTCCCAGTGAGTAAAGGTGCTGCGAGCCTCCTCAAAGAAGCCGCTCGAGATGTCGGTGTATGTGTACTGATCAATTGGTAGGCTGCCACTGTTCTTGTCTGCAATTCCACCGAGGAGTCTCTTTGTGCAGCCTCCAGTTCCGGCACCGATTTCCAAGAAGCGGAGATGTGGGCTCTTGAATGTCAGAAGTTGGAGATATGCAACTGCTGCCTCATAGTCACCACTGAAGGTTCCGCCCTCATAAGCACGTATCAGAAGATTCTCTTCCAGCATGACACTCAACGGCTCAAGGGTTCCACTCAGGATTCCGGGAAGAGCTTTACCGACTCGTGCAAGCAGCTGCAACTCTGGTGCATTGGTAAGTGAATCAATGCGTTCCAGAATACTAACTTCGTCCTCGAAGCGCAAACCTGACATGATGTCGTTGTAATAGTCAGAGTTGACCCACTTGTTCATCCATTTGAAGTACTTGACTAGATGAGGGCTTGTAATCTCAATCTTGTTGGCCTCGACGTAGCTCAGTGCATCCCGGATCCAGATTGATGCCGCTTGATCAGCTGCACGGAAGCTCTCTTCGGCTTCGACGGTGGACACTTTGCTACCTTCGTAGTTGTATGTCATGTTCTCATCTAACCCAAGCGTAGTAGAGAGGAAGTTGGAGAACGATGCTTCCTTCAAGAAGTCTGCATCCAGGTTCCACTCCAAACGATTCACCTTGTCTTGAACGAAGGGTCTGTTTTCATCTTGATGCGCTTCGCCAATAGCTCTGAGGTTGACCAAAAGCTTGATAACTGGTCTAAGCTGACCGTCCGCCTCTTGTTGAAACACCCAAGACTGGCCTGTCGACGCCTTGAGACCATCCGGTTCGATGTGCATGGCAGCAGTAAGACTATCGCCTGCTCGTGCAGAaatcttggcatcaatcTCCAGCAGTGTAATCTTGGTAGGTACACACGGAGCATTGGACACAAACTTCTTAAACAGTATCCCGCTGAGTTGGTGAACAGCGTCGAGGGTGATGGGGTGGATGACATGATGTTTGAAAGAGCGATATGGCATCAATGAAGCCACGTCTggaatgatgatgtcgagaagaCCTTGTTGGTTGCCGTACTTGAGAGAATCAATCGGACTGAATGCTCCATCCCATTGGTTACCAGTCAACTTGGCAAATTCATAGAACTCAGTCTTTGTCATGTCCAGATCGCAACTCTGTCGAGCATCGTTCAGGAGTTGCATAGATTCGTCTCGGCGCAGATCCGCCTCTCTTGTACCATTCACCTTGTCATTCTCGGTACTTTCGTATTCGACAGTGATTTCACCGGAGCAGTGCTCAGTCCATGATTCGCTTGCATTGTCATATGACCAGATTCTGAAGGTTTCCCAACGACTCCCTTCATACTGACGTGAGTTGGAAATGCTCAGCTGCACCTCAACTTCGCCAGACTGCCCGTCGTTATCCGAATCGTTGAGGACGA contains:
- the PKS5 gene encoding hypothetical protein, with amino-acid sequence NGTSNGTSNGTSNGTSNGTSNGTSNGTSNGTSNGTLNGTLNGASNGIPIDDSSPKLFVLSASTEKALSSTSENIKKWASTHELDSHTLCNLSHTLGVHKSTLAFRRAIVASTSAELLEELDQTVSPKRATTHSPLTFVFSGQGAQWHAMGRELINTSQCFLQSMMAMDDTIRGQGSSWSLIEELLKEDSVSRISEAEISQPATTAIQIALVDLLESFSIRPSRVVGHSSGEVAAAYAAGALTKENAIVVAYYRGVASLKAKAVAEVPGSMMAVALGETEAQQYIDKVTTGTVSVACVNSPASSTISGDLTAIEELKSLLDAEGIFARALKVDTAYHSHHMRRVAQDYQESMRDIQSSEVRSGVTFYSSVTGTTKSTGFGAGYWMENLVSQVKFSQALALLRDDQLRNEAGMDTSVFIEVGPHSALAGPARQTLAQSGSGQFKFEYLSALVRHKDAVQTVLSLAGKMFELGLKMDLEAVLKITYEAEPKAIRDLEKYPWDLAPFWHESRLSKSHRFRKFPPHDLLGLLDPASTVHEPRWRYYINLDDLPWLRDHVVEGFTLYPGAGYLTMAIEAMKQLVQLRDAERSISRFVLREVAISKSIVLNDSDNDGQSGEVEVQLSISNSRQYEGSRWETFRIWSYDNASESWTEHCSGEITVEYESTENDKVNGTREADLRRDESMQLLNDARQSCDLDMTKTEFYEFAKLTGNQWDGAFSPIDSLKYGNQQGLLDIIIPDVASLMPYRSFKHHVIHPITLDAVHQLSGILFKKFVSNAPCVPTKITLLEIDAKISARAGDSLTAAMHIEPDGLKASTGQSWVFQQEADGQLRPVIKLLVNLRAIGEAHQDENRPFVQDKVNRLEWNLDADFLKEASFSNFLSTTLGLDENMTYNYEGSKVSTVEAEESFRAADQAASIWIRDALSYVEANKIEITSPHLVKYFKWMNKWVNSDYYNDIMSGLRFEDEVSILERIDSLTNAPELQLLARVGKALPGILSGTLEPLSVMLEENLLIRAYEGGTFSGDYEAAVAYLQLLTFKSPHLRFLEIGAGTGGCTKRLLGGIADKNSGSLPIDQYTYTDISSGFFEEARSTFTHWEPYMDFKTLDVEGDPLKQGFQPETYDVIVASNVLHATKRMDVTMEHVRKLLRPGGSLILVENSPKGAVIGLIFGTLSGWWAHEDEFREDTALMYREQWNTILSRNGFGGIHVARNSMMVSKAVPLLTNGHAARNEQIVLINDASNDAILEISKNITSANVQINESKWDEVDVSEDAVYLVIDRAETPLLLDPQPQLFKTLNALLAAKAKLLWVVIQDTSNPVSTAYKGVVTAVARVLRRESGNTGFVTLDIRDPALDPEVTGRVVAETLQKCFWPKSQDQKSLEPELAYENGTVSIPRVLPDNTFLKWARNSWDTSTTTETETTPHQGDRALKLEVATPGLLSSLQFVDSDLPVELGPSQIEVKSDAFGVNYKDLCVALGQTGSDTQMVGEFAGVVTAVGQDMSDLYQVGDRVMGFSAQPYSNLSRVNGYLAYKTPSSMSNTTAASIAYAFVAAYQCIKNLARLEQGQSVLIHSASGAFGQAAIQLARSIGADIFCTVGNREKRQFLIDNYGIPEERIFSSQTGSFKSSIMRLTNGEGVDVVLNTSTGEMLRESLDCVKTLGVFIELGKSEIQKASQLSMAAFQKSITFNTFDLMTLATRKPKQIHQMLGEIVELFGSETLRPVQPVNNYPIEKVEDAFRLISARKHIGKVVLTAQPSSTVRCLPAKSTPLRLRKDGTYVIAGGLGDLPSRICRFFAARGAGHIVSLSRRTIDEETRLKHTAAVEAHGGKLHLLRCDITDEDQMREAVSFCSSLPPARGVVQGALALRDRTFSQMTVDEWKLPLQPKIFGTINLDKHFASPDLAFFVALSSIVSVIGKSGQSNYAAGNGFQDAFARAHANHPHTQYVSLNIGAVSIDAHGALEASENETSISTIRASLRQNSVMDISFDEFFSNFEYITTEAARKDGLHQSIQAVTRQSMMEANDEYLLDNPVFSQLPHAMEKKDGGAAKTDKVDFAEALASVKTMAEAEQLIQDASLAKFAVFLDRPVEEIRVGQSLATLGLDSLVSIELKNWMVRTFQVNLQTSELSGAGSITALTATVASRSKLIPDEIRQAQPEEAVPVVEQVSLSKREKAQKNHDFYCCRTCKDLPRYPLVDLDEAVKDLLNSVGHFAHTREEYEELSRKAHTLAAPGSLGRRLYNKLRVKADDPNVESWIADLLLKALHLKRRYPLAPFGNFMGTHFDSPTPHTQAERAAILTATLCEFKADRDAGRLEPDFLGTRANCGHSLSWLFNAVREPNVGCDKMMKYPDNEYVAVLRKGHLFKVPLKPAETCASYGMLKATYQAIIDLDLNDNSWAGMLTTDNRDSWGLNRQTLLALDSRNKAYFETIEAAVFVMCLDDNSPITRADRVRCGYIGDSFNRWHDKCTQIIVTANGRSATIFEHSMIDLMTVSQLSQRLQNAINTLDPQAVTASNGSSSVDPVCLEEIPLVTTQDIDRHIETLRHDYLAITSTKQYVPHFINGFGKTLLLDSSAPIKATVDLTIQLASRLYFGYLPASWETVSTAHFHLGRPEIVQVVLKSVMDFCDAALDDSVPRVEARTKLLQAARECNAQIAKGTEGRNYFRLMDVIEVMSQDQKDEEVPELFSDPVWKRGYPQLIMQTMVETKISEDPGFTMPHPESVWMSYTVLDDSVEVCFVSPPDSADRFGAALDRAAEIVKGIISARDI